From the genome of Diorhabda sublineata isolate icDioSubl1.1 chromosome Y, icDioSubl1.1, whole genome shotgun sequence, one region includes:
- the LOC130451970 gene encoding craniofacial development protein 2-like yields MDKIPKQDEIMILEDFNGRIGNEVISEIKNRFNEETLNSNGEQLIQFCAHNELRINNTFYPHKQQHKYTVENTRGHKSIIDYIIINRNIHPSKILDVRTLTSVNTGTNHHMVLAIMRNCVQRKTQNKPKVTEKLNIESLSDDTTKYLYQQRLRKAINENKILKDDTVELAWKRLSTNIRTAAEEALGKRKVNTESPTRNHGSHTKSNHLRKKKGKHIFNIEVKQ; encoded by the coding sequence ATGGATAAGATACCGAAGCAAGACGAAATTATGATACTGGAGGATTTTAATGGAAGGATTGGTAACGAGGTTATTAGTGAAATTAAGAATCGGTTTAACGAAGAAACACTCAACAGCAATGGAGAACAACTCATACAATTCTGTGCACATAATGAACTACGCATTAACAACACGTTTTATCCCCATAAACAACAGCACAAGTATACGGTCGAGAACACAAGAGGACATAAATCGATTATAGACTACAttattataaacagaaatattcatccctcaaaaatattagatgtcAGAACATTAACCTCAGTAAATACAGGGACTAACCACCATATGGTGCTAGCCATAATGCGGAACTGCGTACAAAGGAAAACCCAGAACAAACCGAAAGTGACAGAAAAGCTGAACATAGAAAGCCTTAGCGATGATACCACAAAATACCTCTACCAGCAGAGACTAAGGAaggcaataaatgaaaacaagatcTTGAAAGATGATACCGTAGAACTAGCATGGAAAAGATTAAGTACTAATATAAGGACAGCTGCAGAAGAAGCATTAGGCAAACGAAAGGTGAACACGGAAAGCCCAACACGAAACCATGGTTCACACACGAAATCAAATCACTTGCggaagaaaaaaggaaagcaTATCTTCAATATAGAAGTCAAACAATAA